The following coding sequences are from one Sciurus carolinensis chromosome 11, mSciCar1.2, whole genome shotgun sequence window:
- the LOC124959758 gene encoding olfactory receptor 4C15-like, producing the protein MHNQSFITEFVLLGFSQNPTVQKIVFAVFLLVYMATIGGNMLIVVTIVCSPALLGSPMHFFLACLSFLEACFSSAITPKMIVDSLYKRKTISYTGCMIQLFAEHIFGGAEMIILTAMAYDRYVAICKPLHYSSIMNWRLCGILMGVAWIGGFLHSIILVLFTCQLPFCGPNVIDHFMCDLYPLLELACTDTHILGLLMVATSGFMCIIIFCLLLVSYGVILFSLRTHSARGRRKALSTCGSHIAVVVLFFVPCIFINARPPSVFPFDKVVEMFYTILTPLLNPLIYTFRNKEVKNAIGKMWKRWALVSDEK; encoded by the coding sequence ATGCATAACCAAAGCTTCATAACTGAATTTGTCCTTTTGGGGTTCTCACAGAATCCTACTGTACAGAAAATAGTATTTGCTGTATTTTTGTTGGTCTACATGGCAACTATTGGGGGTAACATGTTAATTGTAGTGACCATTGTTTGTAGTCCTGCACTGCTGGGCTCCCCGATGCACTTCTTCTTGGCATGCTTATCATTCCTGGAGGCCTGTTTCTCCTCTGCTATCACACCAAAAATGATTGTGGATTCACTGTATAAGAGGAAAACCATCTCTTACACAGGATGCATGATTCAACTTTTTGCTGAACACATCTTTGGTGGAGCAGAGATGATTATCCTCACagcaatggcctatgaccgctatgtggccatttgcaagcccttgcactactcttccatcatgaactGGAGGCTCTGTGGCATTCTGATGGGGGTGGCCTGGATAGGGGGCTTCTTGCATTCCATTATACTGGTCCTTTTCACTTGCCAGCTGCCCTTTTGTGGCCCTAATGTCATCGATCATTTTATGTGTGACTTGTACCCATTACTGGAGCTGGCCTGCACTGATACTCACATCCTAGGTCTTTTGATGGTTGCTACTAgtggatttatgtgcattataATCTTCTGCTTGTTGCTTGTTTCCTATGGTGTCATCTTGTTCTCCCTGAGGACACACAGTGctagagggaggaggaaagctctgtccacctgtgggtctcacattgctgttgtggttttgttctttgtaccatgcatatttataaatgcacggcctccttctgtctttccttttgacAAAGTGGTGGAAATGTTTTATACAATCCTCACTCCCTTGCTCAATCCTTTGATTTATACATTTAGAAATAAGGAAGTGAAAAATGCTATAGGAAAAATGTGGAAGAGATGGGCATTAGtttctgatgaaaaataa